A region from the Lentimicrobiaceae bacterium genome encodes:
- a CDS encoding carboxypeptidase regulatory-like domain-containing protein translates to MKRLFTLFVLLTIGIVNTFAQWSNNAAINNAICTIAGEQAIPKIATCPNGDTYIGYFSNESGNYSIRLQRLDSQGNELWTNNGILISNNPSMTWLTDWDMTADVHNHCIMTWQDIRNGNNNTYAYRISPDGDFVWGANGIALSNNSAFNAAPKVISTAAGNAVFAWMSDNVIIMQKISPEGVRQWGLNGITLSSSNTFSWPQLMPVGDDDFIMKFFEDSGPPNAPTRHVFAQRYNNAGSPVWASPVVISNAGGISAWTQILPLINDGYDGFYIAWHDDRDFNQMASVWVQHVNSSGEIKYAVNGVEASSNASYNHFYPQLASPAGSDNLFVYWNEMNDLQTLRGIYGQKFSPTGTRMWENSGKIFIPISSTDVLPLAARSTPTDMVLFYEQYINAISGHLKAMRIATDGSYVWPQETVTISSVSSSKVHTDINELQNNQWILSWEDNRSGSSDIYAQNILLDGTLGIWNPQFGSISGQVTLTGENADVTLATVTAGTVSVHPDNEGLYVIDEIEAGVYNVSASHPYTDTQTIENVTVTTGETTTDINFELNVNRADLICKAVDQYNNPVYDVEIIVNGPEGNYTGTISGDSLIFANVPYGFYEGTATLSGSEPVLSDTTINADNHYLNFEFIIGNTLNPQTRNNFSISPNPVTKESFARLICENTDEYSFSIINPNGINISQFNTGVLSKGAHEWPVQKLFGHNWPAQGIYLVKIENKHFIQTSKIIVLE, encoded by the coding sequence ATGAAAAGACTCTTTACCTTATTTGTGTTGTTGACAATTGGTATAGTCAACACTTTTGCCCAGTGGAGTAACAATGCTGCCATCAACAATGCCATTTGCACAATAGCGGGCGAACAGGCAATCCCTAAAATTGCCACTTGTCCGAATGGCGATACATATATCGGATATTTCTCTAATGAATCGGGCAACTACAGCATCAGACTTCAAAGGCTTGACAGCCAAGGAAATGAATTATGGACGAATAATGGAATTCTGATAAGCAATAACCCTTCAATGACATGGTTAACAGACTGGGATATGACAGCTGACGTTCATAATCACTGTATAATGACCTGGCAGGACATTAGAAATGGCAACAACAACACCTATGCGTATCGTATTTCACCAGATGGAGATTTTGTATGGGGAGCCAATGGCATTGCATTGTCCAATAACTCAGCTTTTAATGCCGCTCCGAAAGTTATCAGTACTGCGGCAGGCAACGCTGTTTTTGCCTGGATGTCAGACAATGTTATTATTATGCAAAAAATCAGCCCTGAAGGCGTAAGGCAGTGGGGACTAAACGGCATCACGTTAAGTTCTTCCAACACTTTTAGCTGGCCTCAGCTCATGCCGGTCGGTGACGATGATTTTATTATGAAATTTTTTGAAGATAGCGGACCACCCAATGCACCTACCCGCCATGTATTTGCTCAGCGATACAATAATGCAGGAAGTCCGGTATGGGCTTCACCGGTGGTTATTTCAAACGCCGGCGGAATTTCTGCATGGACACAAATTCTCCCTTTGATTAACGACGGATACGACGGGTTTTATATTGCCTGGCATGATGATCGCGACTTTAACCAAATGGCATCTGTTTGGGTTCAGCATGTCAATTCATCCGGCGAAATCAAATATGCAGTAAATGGAGTTGAGGCATCATCCAATGCTTCATACAATCATTTCTATCCGCAATTGGCCAGCCCAGCTGGTTCCGACAACTTGTTTGTTTACTGGAACGAAATGAATGATTTGCAAACCCTGAGAGGTATTTACGGACAAAAGTTCTCGCCAACAGGAACCCGGATGTGGGAAAACAGCGGCAAAATTTTTATTCCAATATCATCAACAGATGTTTTACCTCTGGCTGCCAGGTCTACTCCAACTGACATGGTGTTATTCTACGAACAATATATCAATGCCATAAGCGGCCATTTAAAAGCCATGCGGATTGCAACAGATGGCAGCTATGTTTGGCCTCAAGAAACTGTAACTATCAGCTCAGTTTCCTCTTCAAAAGTACATACTGATATCAATGAATTACAAAACAACCAGTGGATTCTCAGTTGGGAGGACAATCGCTCAGGCAGCTCTGACATCTATGCCCAGAATATTTTACTTGACGGCACACTTGGTATCTGGAACCCTCAGTTTGGAAGCATTTCCGGGCAGGTAACCCTTACAGGGGAAAATGCAGATGTAACCCTTGCCACAGTAACTGCAGGCACAGTGTCAGTTCATCCTGATAATGAAGGACTTTATGTAATTGATGAGATTGAAGCAGGTGTTTACAATGTTTCTGCTTCACACCCATACACCGACACCCAAACAATTGAAAATGTTACCGTTACGACTGGTGAAACCACTACTGATATTAACTTTGAACTGAATGTTAACCGTGCAGACCTGATTTGTAAAGCCGTTGATCAATATAACAATCCGGTTTATGATGTCGAAATTATTGTAAATGGGCCCGAAGGAAATTACACCGGCACAATTTCTGGTGATTCGCTCATATTTGCAAATGTTCCTTATGGATTTTATGAAGGTACCGCTACATTATCCGGTTCAGAACCAGTACTCTCCGACACCACTATAAACGCTGATAATCACTACCTTAATTTTGAATTCATTATAGGTAACACGCTAAACCCGCAAACACGAAACAACTTTTCGATTTCACCTAACCCTGTTACAAAGGAGAGCTTTGCCAGGCTGATTTGCGAAAATACTGATGAATATAGTTTCTCAATAATTAACCCGAATGGCATTAATATTTCACAATTCAACACCGGAGTTTTATCAAAAGGAGCTCATGAATGGCCTGTTCAGAAATTATTTGGCCATAACTGGCCAGCTCAGGGAATTTACCTGGTGAAAATTGAAAACAAACACTTCATCCAGACAAGTAAAATCATTGTTCTGGAATGA
- a CDS encoding SDR family NAD(P)-dependent oxidoreductase — MNFSGKTFWITGAASGMGKALALALAGDASALIISDRDKTGLDKTAFEVSQLGTNVRAVVLDMADMNAIANTARDILSEGIKIDGLYQFAGISQRSLVAETSLDIDRKIMEINFFGVVALTKALLPSMIENGGGQLAVTSSLVGKFGFPYRSAYSASKHALHGFFESLLAENSKHNIKVSILIPGRIQTNISKFALDSHGNEYGKMDPGQANGITAEKAARQIKRGLQRNRKEVKVGGNELLMLQIRRFFPSVYYKLATKIKPV; from the coding sequence ATGAATTTTTCAGGCAAAACTTTTTGGATAACGGGAGCCGCATCGGGCATGGGAAAAGCGCTGGCACTTGCTTTGGCCGGTGATGCTTCAGCCCTTATCATTTCTGACAGGGATAAAACAGGCCTCGATAAAACAGCATTTGAAGTAAGCCAACTGGGTACCAATGTCAGGGCTGTTGTACTTGATATGGCTGATATGAATGCCATTGCAAATACAGCCAGAGATATTTTGTCGGAAGGGATAAAGATAGATGGTTTATACCAGTTTGCCGGCATAAGTCAGCGTTCGCTGGTTGCTGAAACTTCACTTGACATTGATCGTAAAATTATGGAAATCAATTTTTTTGGAGTAGTGGCACTTACAAAAGCACTGCTGCCTTCAATGATTGAAAATGGAGGTGGGCAGCTGGCAGTTACTTCAAGCCTGGTGGGTAAGTTCGGATTTCCTTATCGCTCAGCTTATTCAGCCTCAAAACATGCCCTTCATGGTTTTTTTGAGAGCTTATTGGCTGAAAATAGTAAACATAACATTAAAGTCAGCATTCTGATTCCTGGAAGGATTCAAACCAATATTTCAAAATTTGCACTGGATAGTCATGGCAATGAATATGGTAAAATGGATCCTGGGCAGGCCAATGGTATTACGGCTGAAAAAGCGGCACGGCAGATTAAACGTGGTTTGCAAAGAAACCGGAAAGAGGTGAAAGTTGGAGGAAATGAATTATTGATGCTGCAAATCCGCCGATTTTTCCCTTCGGTTTATTACAAACTGGCCACGAAAATAAAGCCAGTATAA
- a CDS encoding VOC family protein, with the protein MAKQINGIQQLGVGVTDIKEAFSWYRKYFGMDIKMFEEAAMAELMLPHTNGQPQERHAILALNLQGGGGFEIWQHTGKKPEKPLFDAQLGDLGIFIGKLKSSDIEQTYARFKAWGLQILTKIVSDPSGNKHFYLKDLYDNIWEIVYDSFVFKKQKSVNGGIFGAVVGVRDMNESIGIYREILGYDVVVYDQSGQFGDMKGLPGGEATYRRVLLKHSAHRNGAFSPMLGPTCIELVQSLERNPRDIFEGRLWGDPGFIHLCFDIDGMDDLREEVKTKGFPFTVDSALDMDTFDMGEAAGSFSYIQAPEGTLIEFVETHKIPLVKKLGWFLDLTKRKRGPLPRWMFSLFGVMRVKE; encoded by the coding sequence ATGGCAAAACAAATCAACGGCATTCAGCAATTAGGAGTTGGCGTTACGGATATAAAGGAAGCATTCAGCTGGTATCGAAAATATTTCGGAATGGATATCAAGATGTTTGAGGAAGCTGCGATGGCCGAGTTAATGTTGCCTCATACCAATGGTCAACCGCAGGAAAGACATGCTATTTTGGCATTAAACCTGCAAGGTGGTGGCGGTTTTGAAATATGGCAACACACCGGTAAAAAACCGGAAAAACCTTTGTTTGATGCACAATTGGGCGATTTGGGTATTTTTATCGGGAAACTCAAGTCTTCAGATATTGAACAAACCTATGCCCGGTTTAAAGCCTGGGGACTGCAAATATTAACCAAAATTGTATCCGATCCATCTGGTAATAAACATTTTTATCTCAAGGATTTATACGATAATATTTGGGAGATAGTATACGATTCCTTTGTTTTTAAAAAGCAAAAATCTGTAAATGGAGGCATTTTTGGTGCAGTTGTTGGCGTTCGCGATATGAATGAGAGTATTGGCATTTATCGCGAAATTTTAGGTTACGATGTTGTTGTTTATGATCAGTCGGGGCAGTTTGGCGATATGAAAGGGCTGCCAGGAGGAGAAGCCACATACCGCAGAGTTTTGCTCAAGCATTCTGCGCATCGCAACGGAGCATTTAGCCCTATGCTCGGGCCTACTTGTATTGAATTGGTGCAGTCACTTGAACGAAATCCCAGAGATATTTTTGAAGGCCGGTTATGGGGTGACCCTGGATTTATTCATTTATGTTTTGATATCGATGGCATGGATGATTTGCGTGAAGAAGTGAAAACTAAAGGGTTTCCTTTTACGGTAGATAGTGCCCTGGATATGGATACTTTTGATATGGGCGAAGCTGCGGGCAGCTTTTCTTATATTCAGGCGCCTGAAGGTACATTGATTGAATTTGTTGAAACGCACAAAATACCTCTGGTGAAGAAACTGGGTTGGTTTCTTGATTTAACCAAAAGGAAACGGGGCCCGCTTCCCAGGTGGATGTTTAGTCTGTTTGGCGTAATGCGGGTTAAAGAATAA
- a CDS encoding CPBP family intramembrane metalloprotease yields MIKPLRLLGSVTLFAIPAIIFFLLTHYLIPYLTVKSGIHPALSWFIAGSMMFIPLFITAVIMGYNEGFTSVRELKSRLRLKKMSNLDWKYAIISSLAVMLLTGLIMGISKWLHSNYNIPLLESAPDFMRFEPFEGREKLLFFPWLFMFFFNMFGEELLWRGYILPRQEMAFQNRAWIVNAALWMLFHVCFGFQLMLILIPILTILPYAVYKTKNTYVGLFIHAIINGPAFVLVALGLIK; encoded by the coding sequence ATGATAAAGCCTTTACGCCTTTTAGGGTCAGTCACATTATTTGCAATTCCGGCAATTATATTTTTTCTACTCACACATTATCTCATCCCTTATCTAACTGTTAAATCAGGTATTCACCCTGCATTAAGCTGGTTTATAGCAGGTTCCATGATGTTTATACCTTTGTTTATCACAGCCGTTATCATGGGTTACAACGAGGGGTTCACAAGTGTGCGCGAATTAAAAAGCAGATTGAGGCTCAAAAAAATGAGTAATCTGGATTGGAAATATGCCATTATCTCAAGTCTTGCCGTCATGCTTTTAACAGGATTAATCATGGGGATTTCAAAATGGCTTCATAGTAACTATAACATTCCATTACTTGAATCGGCTCCTGATTTTATGAGATTTGAGCCATTTGAAGGGCGTGAAAAACTATTGTTTTTCCCCTGGTTATTTATGTTTTTCTTCAATATGTTTGGGGAAGAATTGCTATGGCGAGGATACATACTTCCCCGTCAGGAAATGGCCTTTCAGAATCGCGCCTGGATTGTAAATGCAGCTTTATGGATGTTATTTCATGTATGTTTCGGCTTTCAGCTGATGCTCATCTTAATCCCCATACTGACCATACTTCCATATGCCGTTTACAAGACAAAAAACACCTATGTGGGGCTATTTATACATGCCATCATTAATGGGCCGGCCTTTGTGCTGGTTGCGCTGGGATTAATCAAATAA
- the nth gene encoding endonuclease III — protein sequence MSLKLTKPERFKAVIQWFEQNMPVAETELHYRTPYELIVAVILSAQCTDKRVNMITPPFFERFPDAATLAESNQEEVFDMIKSCSYPNNKARHLLGMAQMLIREFHGEVPSDIDTLQKLPGVGRKTANVIASVAFDLPALAVDTHVHRVAARIGLSYRAKSPLDTEMQLVKYIPESKLAIAHHWLILHGRYVCIARKPKCNECGLKQWCRYFSTNAKE from the coding sequence ATGTCGCTAAAACTCACCAAGCCGGAACGGTTTAAAGCAGTTATACAATGGTTTGAGCAAAATATGCCGGTGGCTGAAACTGAACTTCATTATCGCACTCCGTATGAATTGATTGTGGCTGTTATCTTATCCGCTCAGTGTACCGATAAAAGAGTGAATATGATTACTCCACCTTTTTTCGAGCGATTTCCTGATGCTGCAACTTTAGCAGAAAGTAATCAGGAAGAGGTATTTGATATGATAAAAAGTTGCTCATATCCCAACAACAAAGCCAGGCACTTACTTGGTATGGCGCAAATGCTGATAAGGGAATTTCATGGAGAGGTCCCATCTGACATTGATACGCTTCAAAAATTACCCGGTGTCGGCCGCAAAACAGCCAATGTAATTGCTTCTGTCGCCTTTGATTTACCGGCTCTTGCCGTTGATACTCATGTTCACCGGGTTGCTGCAAGAATAGGACTTTCGTACAGAGCTAAAAGCCCGCTTGACACTGAAATGCAATTGGTAAAATATATTCCGGAAAGCAAACTGGCCATTGCACATCACTGGCTGATTTTGCATGGCAGGTATGTTTGTATTGCTAGAAAACCCAAATGTAACGAATGCGGACTAAAGCAGTGGTGCCGATATTTTTCAACCAATGCAAAAGAATAA
- a CDS encoding DUF5106 domain-containing protein, with amino-acid sequence MKQSFKLIVLLPFLFLLHPSAGLFAQSGYRISIQLDGLNDTILLLASYNGHKQFVIDTAFRSTKNNYVFTGKDPLPTGMYFLAGENKSRLFDFIVSGKQVFTIKGKKDAIPLSLSCKENAENQTFFDYIRFLSEKQKQQQNFNALSKKYAPNSDSAKIVNNQMNLLNEEVNRYIHGIINSFSGSFISTFLKAMQEPEIPQAPKLANGRIDSTYSYRYYKSHYWDNINLADDRLVRTPFLHSKVEQYLTKLTSPAPDSLIVAIDNLFKMAGNNEETFKYLMWYLTIQYENSEIMGYDTIFVHLVDTYYSDPKMKWMNTTVKDNLIKRAHTLRPILIGNQAPEMILMDTLMQPVSLHKLQANYTLIYFWDPDCSHCKKETPLLRSFYEKNKQQFNLEVYAVCMDTSWNDMKKYIRANNMSWVNVNGFYSMTADFRELYDVHSSPVMYLLDGNKKIIAKKLLTEQMSAFLSKRTGLSIIK; translated from the coding sequence ATGAAGCAATCATTCAAACTCATTGTTTTACTGCCTTTTCTGTTTTTACTGCACCCTTCTGCCGGACTCTTTGCACAAAGTGGTTACCGTATAAGCATTCAACTGGATGGACTAAATGACACCATTCTGTTATTGGCTAGCTATAACGGGCATAAACAATTTGTTATCGACACAGCTTTCAGAAGTACTAAAAACAACTATGTGTTTACCGGAAAAGACCCGCTTCCAACAGGTATGTATTTTTTGGCTGGTGAAAACAAATCGAGACTTTTTGATTTCATTGTTTCAGGCAAACAAGTATTTACAATAAAAGGGAAAAAAGATGCAATACCCTTAAGCTTGTCATGTAAAGAAAATGCTGAAAATCAAACATTTTTCGATTACATCAGATTCCTCTCGGAGAAGCAAAAACAACAGCAGAACTTCAACGCGTTAAGCAAAAAATATGCCCCCAACAGCGATTCGGCCAAAATAGTCAACAATCAGATGAACTTGTTGAATGAAGAAGTTAACCGCTACATTCATGGCATCATCAATTCTTTTTCAGGCAGTTTTATATCAACATTTCTGAAAGCCATGCAGGAACCTGAAATACCACAGGCTCCGAAACTGGCAAATGGAAGAATAGATTCAACATACAGTTACCGGTATTATAAATCTCATTACTGGGATAATATTAACCTGGCTGATGACAGGCTGGTAAGAACTCCGTTTCTGCATTCCAAAGTTGAACAGTACTTAACAAAACTTACCTCTCCGGCGCCTGATTCGCTGATAGTGGCCATCGACAATTTATTTAAAATGGCCGGCAACAACGAAGAAACCTTTAAATACCTGATGTGGTATCTGACCATACAATATGAAAATTCAGAGATTATGGGTTATGACACCATTTTTGTTCACCTGGTAGATACCTATTATTCAGATCCGAAAATGAAATGGATGAATACTACCGTAAAGGATAATCTTATTAAAAGAGCCCATACACTTCGTCCAATCCTCATCGGCAACCAGGCACCCGAAATGATATTGATGGACACTCTTATGCAACCTGTTTCACTTCATAAACTCCAGGCCAATTACACTCTTATATATTTTTGGGATCCTGATTGCAGTCACTGTAAAAAAGAAACTCCTCTCCTGCGCAGCTTTTATGAAAAAAACAAGCAACAATTTAACCTTGAAGTTTATGCTGTTTGTATGGACACATCATGGAATGACATGAAGAAATATATACGTGCCAACAACATGAGCTGGGTGAATGTAAATGGCTTTTACAGCATGACGGCAGATTTCAGAGAACTATATGACGTGCACAGTTCGCCCGTAATGTACTTGCTAGACGGAAACAAAAAAATTATAGCCAAAAAACTACTAACTGAGCAGATGAGCGCATTCCTGAGCAAAAGAACCGGTTTGAGTATAATCAAATAA
- a CDS encoding DUF1684 domain-containing protein produces the protein MSKFSGFILILTVMTLGIPVLVQAQAANNEKEYIKKIKKERREKDLEFAQADNSPLDAEYKKHFKKLAYFDISQSWKINARIERNAHPDTIKMKTTTERLPLYLVYGKAYFIVNGRELNLTIYRNVGLMNKPGYEDYLFVPFRDETSGNESYGGGRYVDAKISEGDTMVIDFNKAYNPYCVYSKKYSCPVPPSENFLDIPVTAGEKNFQH, from the coding sequence ATGAGCAAATTTTCGGGATTTATACTTATACTAACGGTGATGACACTGGGAATACCGGTTTTGGTGCAGGCCCAGGCAGCCAACAATGAAAAAGAATACATAAAAAAGATCAAGAAAGAGCGCAGGGAGAAAGACCTTGAATTTGCACAGGCCGACAACTCACCGCTTGATGCGGAATACAAAAAACATTTCAAGAAATTAGCTTATTTTGACATCTCGCAATCATGGAAAATAAATGCCAGAATTGAGCGTAATGCACACCCTGACACCATCAAAATGAAAACAACAACTGAGCGCCTCCCCTTATATCTTGTTTACGGGAAAGCTTATTTTATTGTAAATGGCAGGGAATTAAATCTTACTATTTACAGAAATGTCGGATTAATGAACAAGCCCGGCTATGAAGATTATTTGTTCGTTCCCTTTCGTGACGAAACTTCCGGCAACGAAAGCTATGGCGGAGGAAGATACGTTGATGCAAAAATATCAGAAGGCGATACTATGGTGATCGATTTCAACAAAGCCTACAATCCTTATTGCGTTTATAGCAAAAAGTACAGTTGTCCTGTTCCCCCTTCTGAAAATTTCCTTGACATTCCGGTTACTGCCGGAGAAAAAAACTTTCAGCACTAA
- the pdxH gene encoding pyridoxamine 5'-phosphate oxidase encodes MNISDIRQDYKKHNLALDDTGDDPFLFFEKWLHEALSSKVQEPTAMALSTVSDEGKPSSRIVLLKGLEEKRFIFFSNYESTKGLHLKAKPFASLLFFWPEMERQVRIEGSVVRISNEASDIYFNSRPLESRVGAMVSPQSKVISGRAELEEKFFNKLSGFRNEAPKRPENWGGYALSAQSVEFWQGRSNRLHDRVRFRLAGQSWIKEILAP; translated from the coding sequence ATGAATATTTCAGATATCAGACAGGACTATAAAAAGCATAATCTTGCATTGGATGATACAGGAGACGATCCGTTTCTTTTTTTTGAAAAATGGTTACATGAGGCCCTGAGTTCCAAAGTACAGGAACCCACGGCTATGGCGCTTTCTACTGTTTCAGACGAAGGGAAGCCATCAAGCAGAATTGTATTGCTTAAGGGCCTGGAGGAAAAGAGATTTATATTTTTCTCAAATTACGAAAGCACAAAAGGGCTGCATCTTAAAGCGAAGCCATTTGCATCATTGTTGTTTTTCTGGCCTGAGATGGAACGGCAGGTTAGAATTGAGGGTTCGGTTGTGCGAATTTCTAATGAGGCTTCAGATATTTATTTTAATTCGAGGCCTCTTGAAAGCAGAGTAGGAGCGATGGTATCACCACAAAGTAAAGTGATAAGCGGAAGGGCTGAACTTGAAGAGAAATTTTTTAACAAACTTTCAGGTTTTCGGAATGAGGCTCCAAAACGTCCTGAAAACTGGGGCGGTTATGCTTTGTCGGCTCAATCTGTAGAGTTTTGGCAAGGCAGATCTAACCGCCTTCACGATCGGGTGCGTTTCAGATTGGCTGGGCAAAGCTGGATAAAAGAAATACTTGCTCCCTGA
- a CDS encoding DUF1858 domain-containing protein has protein sequence MKPLISSEIEVEELIKHYPFSIAFLSGKKLQCIICGEPAWGTLGELARDKNYTSEQIEELVQQLISLAEAEKA, from the coding sequence ATGAAACCTCTTATTTCCAGTGAAATTGAAGTGGAAGAACTGATCAAACACTATCCGTTTTCCATTGCTTTTCTTTCGGGCAAAAAACTTCAGTGCATCATTTGCGGTGAACCAGCCTGGGGCACTCTGGGAGAGTTAGCTCGCGATAAAAATTACACCTCTGAGCAAATTGAGGAGTTGGTTCAGCAATTAATCTCACTGGCCGAAGCAGAAAAAGCATAA